The DNA segment AGTGCAGAATTATCTGTAACCATGATTATTGTCTGTACTTTCCAGTAATATTTTCAGTACACATGTTCACTCATGTTCACCtgccttttcctctctctcgcCCCTTCAGAGCGTTCTCCTCACCGGCCCATCCTGCAGGCAGGTCTGCCGGCCAATCAGACGGTGGTGGTGGGCAGTGATGTAGAGTTCCACTGTAAGGTGTACAGTGATGCACAGCCTCATATCCAATGGCTCAAACACATTGAGGTGAACGGTAGCCGCTACGGCCCCAAAGGAACACCCTACGTTACTGTTTTAAAGGTAcaaccctgcacacacacacacacacacacactactgactgTCACACTACTTAATGTCCTACTACTGACTGTCACACAGTACTGACAATCATACTATGGACTCACTGCCAACTATTAAACTTTACTGATTCACACTACTGAGTGTCACACACTACTGACTATCAGACAGTACTGACTATCACACATGACTGTCACACAATACTGAGACACTACTGACTGTCACAAACGACTGACTATTACACAATATTGATACAATATTATCAATATTGAGCCACACAACACTGACTGTTAAACAATACTACCACAAATGACTGACCAGCACATAATACTGACACACCATTGACTATTACACAGTACTGACCATCACACAatactgacactcacactactcAGTCACTGCTGACTATcacactctgctgactcacaccCAACTGACTATCACAAATGACTGACTATCACACAATACTGACACACTACTGACCATCACAGAATACTGACACTAAACTACTGACTCACTGCTGACTATCACACTCTGACTCACACCCTACTGACCAccacacactactgttacacactgttcaCTATTATCTCCTCCTGACTGTAAGCTAAGAACATCTGCCACCTGACCAACATCTGGATTTACCACCAGGCAAAATGACTCCTGTTAAAAACCACAGGTTTTAGTTCACGGGGGATGAAAAATGGTTAATAAAACGGTTAATCTTGTTAGCATGGCCACCACtgaagtgttgtttttttccttgtgCGTCAGACTGTGGTCTTTCTGAGTGCATTGTAAAACCAAATTGTGCTGAAAATCTCAGGTATGCTGCTGTCCGGCTGTAGGTACAGGAAGAACTGCGAAGGCTCTCGGCTCTTGATATGTAAGAAAATTATGATGTGGTAAAGAGTCTCACATGCCACCCATGTTAGCAAGAATTTGTCAGGAATTATCACCAATGTCAGAAATTTCTATTCCTTCAGAAGGGCCAAGAGgattattcctctctctctctctctctctctctctctctcttcaacttcagtctatctctctctcctatttGAGAACAAGTAGGGAAACGAGGTGGTTCACATCTGTTTTGGGCTAAGCAAACCGCCATGCTGGCGTCGCGTGGGTAGACAGCCACTCTCCCCACTGCCCTGCTACCTCTgcaaaagaggaggaggaggagaagagagggagCGGGAGATGAGGCACCCGAAAAAGCCATGGAAAAAATGAGTGCAGGAAGCAAGGGAAGGGCAGAGTCAGCAGGCAGAGGAGGGGAGAGCGACGGCTAGCCAGACCGCCACTCTATTTTCGACTCCCACATAATTGAAACAGTATTTTACAGCGAGCTGCGCACCCGTTTTTCCCTTCCCCACAGCCTCATCTGCGTGCCCCGAaacctcctctccctcctcctgcTCGGCCCACAGCACAGAGCGACAGATCATGTGTGGCACATAgtctggagagagagggaaaaccgagagagagacagagacagatgaaAAGGCGTATGTGTAATTGAAGTGAAATAAACGAGTGAGAGCAATGTTTgggagaatgaaagagaaagtgTTTAAGTTGATTAGCACTTAGAGATGTGTATGAAAACACAGAGGTAGTGTTTCCACGTGCTGTGATTTTTGCACAGATCAAACGCTACGTGTGCATTTTCCATGTGTTTCTGTTTAACCTCAGCTTGATTTCTGTATCAGCTGCGATCCGCGACACTGAGCttgtgtgaaataaaatgtctatgagagggagagatgatcgcagctcattatatatatatctgccCAGATGTTAATGAGTGTGCTGCCGCTTAATACGTATgcatgcgtgtgtttgtgtgtgttttgcagaatCTGACTAGTAAGGATAAGGAATATGTTAATAGGCTCACTCTGTTCAATGTGACAGAGGAGGATGCAGGACAGTACTGGTGTACAGGCTCCAACTTTTTAGGCAAGTCTGAGATCCCTTTCTGGCTCACAGTACGCCAACCAGGTAAACCCCCTCCCCAAACACCTTGGACTGAACTGCCCAATCAGCTGCACTTAAGCACATTCTACTTCCGGGTGGTGATGGCTGAAGCTGACTTCTTTACTTTTTATTGattaagctgtgtgtgtgtgtgtgtgtgtgtgtgcgtgtgttaattTAATCTTCATTTCCTCATCTTTTTGATGCAATCGATGCAAAACACAACAAGGGCTTTGCTAATTTGaaccacacacattcatattgAATTCCCATACACTGCTACCCACAATTGAACCTCTGCTCTTTTTGTGAGcattttcaaacacacacacacacacagacttggcaGCCCTCTGTGATGAATGGATGGCAGTATTAACCATAGAAAGCTCAAAGAAGCTTTAAAGACATTAATGGCCACCTCACCATGGAATGGAGCAATTTCAGCTCAACCTAAATAAGAAACAGACCCAGCAACGAAATACACAGTTTTCAAGTGGAATAGTGGCACCAGGGGGTGGAGCCTCGATTATATTCCTCCAGGTCATCTCTCTGACAACAGGGAAGCTTTGCTGGTGATGGGATGGCTGGTGATGGGATATCTGCTTTTGCTAGGTGACGGGCTACGTttcctcctcttttctctctctctctgggtttgTGGTTtatgagtctctctctgtcttttctctccctctcccttcaTCTCCCTTGTTCAGACTGCTGGCATTAACACTACGGATAAGGAGCTGGAGGTTCTGTTCCTGACCAACGTGTCCTTTGAGGATGCGGGCGAGTACACATGTCTTGCGGGGAACTCTATAGGTTATGCCCATCACTCAGCTTGGCTTACCGTTATACCAGGTACAACTTCTTCTGATTGATCCCTCACTgtcttctttttgtctttcGGGCCTTTCTGCTCTAATCTCGGAGACTTTCTTTTGGTATTTGATTTCTCTGCTGCTTTATTGGTGCATTGTGACTCTATATTtataaagtgtatatttatatatatatgtatatttataaataaatattattacatcattactgttattgtgttttttttctggtttcttaAATGTTTCTATTATCACCACACAGCACATTTACAATTGTAAAAGTTTTAATTAGTGCTGAAGTTTTCTCTTTGATTCCATCTTCATGTTAGTGCATCAAGAGTTCTCAGTTCAGGATGAGCCAATGGCGTTCACTCACCGTTTCATTATTCCACTCATATTGCCTCTGTGGGGTGTTGCAGTAAATGACAGCATCCATAAATAGCCTCCACCCCAGCATtaactcgttctctctctcacacaaacacacgcctacgttctttaattaaaaaagttcAGCTCATTTTATATAGTCTGCTTATGGGCGCTTGGGATGCCACATGAGTAGCGCAGTCCCCTGGAAGATGAGCAGTATGGGATGTGTACCTGTAGGGAAGCCTGACAGCTCAATAATTAGTTTGTATTagtttgtgtgactgtgagttTTCTGTGGGTGTTAATGGCTCCGCTTTCCAAAGTTCAGATTAATGATAGATATGCATTCACATTCTTTCAGGCACATttttaaactattattattttctaaacAGGGAGtcttgttttattaaataggGAAGCTCTCTAACAGATCATGGTATAACATTTGTGCCAGTTCTCGTGCCaaacaaacctttttttttttttctttgtgtcagCTATAGGGGATGTAAAAGACGACGACTACGCAGACTTCCTAATCTACGGAACGGGCTGCGTGCTTTTTATCCTCACagtgatcatcatcatcctctgcCGCATGCGTATGAACACGCAAAAGACTCTTCCCACGCCTCCAGTACAAAAGCTCTCCAAATTCCCCCTCAAGAGACAGGTAACAGAAAGTAGATACAAGATTTGATCAGTTTCTCCCCTCTTGAATTCTCTCATGTCTTTCATGCTTGAATCAAACAATGCTTCTTTCCTTCTAACTGTATTGTCATAGAAAAAAATCCCTGTAGATGCTTTCTGAAATTTACGCAGGGTTTTAAGTCTGAAGCATGTgtatgtgcacatgtgtgttgCTTGGCCcgtgggagagtgagagagtgggagtTTGTCATAGTTGTAGTGTAGCTGAAGATTATTCATATTCTCCCATGACTGCCAGTGTGCAGATCATATTTCACCTTCAGTGCAACCCAGTCTCTCTCAGttgttttaaagattttaaacgGCAGCAGCTgcaaatgaaaacacacacagactcgctCCTACTTTCTCCCAGTCATTCCTCACACGCTCTACAGCTACTGATGGTTAGAAGAGAGGAATTGTACAGACAGACACCGCTGCCAGCTTCACTTGGACCCAAATCAGCGATAGATGGAATCTGTATTACATTAATTCTGTAATCTGTCTCTACAGAGgatcacatttttatttgtcaccgCTCCCAGCACACCTGAAACAAAGTATTCCATGTTTTTCATGGCTTGATACAGGTGTTTAAGATGCACAGGGAGAGGAAAAACATGTACTCTGATCACTTCATTAGGAACACTAGACTAATACTGGGTAAGCCTCCCTTTGCTCACAGACAATTCTTCATGGCagggattccacaagatgtgtTGAGATTCTGCTCCATGTTGCATCACACAATCCCTGCAAAATTTTTAGCTACACTTTCAGGCTGCGATTCTCTTGTTCTACTACAATCCATCTCATAGAAACATTCCCAACACCATTACACCttctccaccagcctggactcaTCAACCCACCCACATCAAGGttaatgtgttgtgcattctgagatgcttttctgctcagcacaatTGTATAGTATGATTATCTGGGTTGCCGTAACCTTTTTCGAGTTGCTCAAACCAGTTTGGAAATCCTCTGTTGTTCTCTCTCATCACCAAACGGTTTCCATCAgtgatgtttctttctttattgcaccattctgagtaaactctagagtctgttgtgtttgtgaaaatCTCATAAGATCAGCAGTTACAGaaacactcaaaccagcctgtctggcaccaacaatcatggCAGTGTAAAAATCACtcagatcacattttccccattctgatggttgatgtgaacattagaTGAGGCTGAGGCTGCTGGCCGTATCTGCATGCTTTCATGCATTGCTCTGCAGCCACACAGTTGGCTGAGTAGATAATTGCAGGAATGGGTGTACCTACTACCTCAGCGAGTGTAGACTGTCTGGGCATCCCTAATAGCCTCTTTGAAAAACATTGCCTTAGTCACTGTCTTATTCATCTGGGAACAaagttgtatagtgtgtattgcaGTTCTCACTCAAAAAGCTGATGCGCAATGATGCGCAAACCATAATAAGCAGTCTGTTAAATAGGATTTATTGAAAAATGCCAACAATTCCAAACACTCCCggatggaaaaaataaataaatacaccacAAGTGTTTTCCATGATGGATGAAAATGAtaatattatgtttttaaaGCAGCAAACACTCATACAGGAAAAAAAGAGCTCATAATGGAGGCTGTTGAGATGAAAAATCATGATGCATAAAGAATCATTTTTGAATTGCACCATAGCACACTGAATCAAAATCAGTTTGAATCGTGAGGTGCCTAGAGATGCTCTCCATTTGATCATTTCATACACCGGtggtgtgcgtgcgtgtgtgtgtgtgtgtgtgtctgtgtgtgtgtgtgtgtgtgtgtgtgtctgtgtgtgtgagattgcaATGAGCTTATCAGCTCCATGCTCATACTGTTTGTCAGCTATTCCTCTGTGGAGTCTACTCCAAAAGCAATTTTGACAGCACTTTGATTGAATCATCATTGCCTGAGCTTTTCATGTTCACACCGCTAACATTGATCTCACACGTGAACATGAAGCAAGGGGTTACGGAGGGAGGCAGAGAAAGAAATGAGGCGAGAGGGAGGGTTTGGGAGCTGTGAAAAATACCCTTAAAGTAAAGCAGGAGGAGGAAATATCACTGAAATAGACTTCTCATTTCCAGCTAGGCCATCCATCAACTTGAGGGgagagatatagagatatatagcagtctgagtgtatgtgacagagagcaCAAAGAAAGTGAGGAGGACAGGAAAGAGAAGAGGGAacacgaggaaaaaaaaaatcagcagttGAGCTGATGGTTCCTTAGGCATTCCCTTAGGAGATTAGGTAGAAATgtatgtgagattgtgtgtgtgtgtgtgtgtgtgtgtgcgtgtagccCTGAAATTATTCTCCTTATGTCTTTCGTTGTCCATCATGGCTTAGCTGGCAGCTGCagtctctccttttctctttgcAGCACTGGCTGAAGAGCAAGGACACTCTCcatgtttctgtctctcacagcTCAAAGAGGGACAAGTTCCACTCTTGTTCAAACACCCCacagaatacattttttatctttatctctACCTTGTTTCTTATTTCGACATGCTCTCTCTCCTTCAGTATATTTTGTCCTGATCGCTTGTCTACCGCTCCGACAGAGACGATAACATTCTGTTCTGCTTCTTCACTTAAGCAGGTGTCCTTGGACTCCAATTCCTCCATGAATTCGAACACCCCGCTGGTCAGGATCGCCCGCCTGTCGTCCAGTGATGGACCTATGCTGCCTAATGTCTCAGAGCTAGAATTACCCTCAGACCCTAAGTGGGAGTTTCCTCGCTCAAGGTGAGTTACCTGCCTAGAGAAATTGTCATATCAATATAGTTGTTTCACTCTAGCTTCAGTGTctaatcattttaaatcatctgttttgtctgtgtgtgttgctatAGGCTGACACTAGGGAAAGCTCTTGGTGAAGGCTGCTTTGGGCAAGTTGTGATGGCTGAAGCCATCGGTGTTGATAAAGAGAAACCCAACAAGCCGATCACAGTGGCAGTCAAGATGCTCAAAGGTATGttaaacacagagacagtgcCAAAGACCTGCCTCATCATGTAAGACAAatatacatagagagagaaagagagagagagagaaagagagataatgTTAAGGTTAAGTGTTTGTAAAGAAATGGTTTACGTTGTTTTGTCAGACGATGGCACTGACAAGGACCTGTCTGACCTGGTGTCagagatggaaatgatgaaaatgatcGGCAAACACAAGAACATCATCAACCTGCTTGGGGCATGCACACAAGATGGTTAGTTCTCACAATATGAACATGCACACAACATCACATATACATGTTTGTCTGAGTCACTTTGTCAGTGACAGACTTGAAAATCAAGTTTCTTTTGAAAGTGTCTTTCATGGCTGAAAATTCTCAATGTGTGCGTATAGGTCCTCTCTATGTGTTGGTGGAATATGCCTCCAAAGGAAacctgagggagtatctgcgtGCCCGGAGGCCTCCCGGTATGGACTACTCGTTCGACACCTGTAAGATTCCAGATGAGACTCTCACCTTTAAGGACCTGGTGTCCTGTGCCTACCAGGTTGCCAGAGGCATGGAGTACCTGGCTTCCCAGAAGGTACCATCAAATCTCACACCTCTGACCTGATGTGTGTGAACATCACATTTTATATTAGCTATTTTCTTAGGCAATGAATGTGTATGCATTAGAATGGGTGAAGGTTTTCCAGTGAGGGAAAACATACTGACCTGTAAAAAAGCACTGATCCTGGAGACTCCTTTGATAAATTTGCCATAAACACCTGCATACAGaaagcttattattattctacCTTATGCAGAGCACCGTACAGGTCCCAGTGAATTAGCTGTTATTGCATAAATGCTCacatattagaatgagtgcattaatataagcGTGTGATTTGCATTATGGTTCGCACTACTGCCAGAGCCATGCTGGTACAGAAATgtaatcaccttctgaccaatcgtaTTCAAGTATTCAACACCGCTGTGGTGTAGGAAATAGAAAAGGGCTGATTCTCAGTGGCCACTGACAGTGTGCAATTTTGAGCCCATGGTGTGGGGTTTGAAAGGACCACTGTGTTGGCAGATTTAAAATTTCACACCCTTTTGCAACCACTCCACCACCGTCAGCGCAGACGTGTTCCATTCTGGCCATGAAAATAGCACCTGGGCAAGAATGGGAGGGGAGGAACGGCATACACTCAACAGAAAAGAGAACTCTTACTGCTAGATACATTTCTTTCGTATGAATTGAATGATTTTTATGGCAGACACATGATTAGTGGTGATGACCTCtcctctctatccctctctctctctctctctctctctctctctctcattgtgtgtgtagtgtatccaTAGAGACCTGGCAGCCAGGAATGTTCTGGTGACGGAGGATAATGTGATGAAAATTGCTGACTTTGGTTTGGCCAGAGATGTGCACAACATAGACTACTACAAAAAGACCACCAATGTGAGTCATTCCAGCTTCTCAAATACTTCACCAAATGTATTATGGTGCTAATTTTAATTGATTGTTATTGGTATAATTTGGCTTTGCTGGCAGTGCCACATTGTTTGTGCTGACCAGACAAATATGTGATGATGTTCTCAtgtaaaaatgcataaaataaacCCTAAATAGTCTGTTGCTCTGGATATTACAATGATTTCGTCTGGAAAACTGTCATGCCCAAGTAAAAGAAGCTTATTCAAACTGGTGATGCTTTAGAGAACCATGTGCATGTGATTGGGCAGTGGGAGAGGTTCAGTAGAGGACACAGCTTAATCAAGTGACCTGCAGCAGTTCTAAGGGGGTTTTTAGCTTGTGGGAATATTTAAATGTGCTCTGTGGTGGAATCAGTGTATTAGATGAGACAGTAGAGGATTAGAACAGCGCTGTGTTGATGTTAGCTGGGCGTCTATGTACCCTGCCGGCTCAGCTCATCTCTTGTTCTGATCCGCTGTGTATGCTTTCAGGGTCGTTTGCCCGTTAAATGGATGGCACCGGAGGCTCTGTTTGACCGGGTCTACACACACCAGAGCGATGTGTGAGTTGACAATGCCACGCATACCTGTCATTTTCCCCTTCACTCCATCTTTTCTTCACAACATCCAGTATTCCGGTGTTTAAACACAGTGACTGTATCTGTTAGCATCAAACTCAGCtgagcgtgtgtttgtgtgtgttttacagttaTTCATTGATGCACACATTCCTGCTTTGtttgtaatagtgtgtgtatgtgtggagagCTGGTTCCTGTTCATTATCTGTTCACTCATTCAGGCTTAATATACAGTGATACAgttgtgacacacacacgcacatacctacacgcacacacgcacataaacATGCAAACGCAGTGCAATATTTCTCAAAGCACTGCAGTAGTGAAATCATATTATTAGCTCTAGGCAGTACAATATTGGAGAAAAAAGTGGTTATTTATacatctactgtgtgtgtgtgtgtatgtgtgtgtgtgtgtacacgcgCCTCCAATAGAATTGCTGCctgctgatgtgtgtgaataagaTCTGAGTCTGACATTAAGCTAATGAATGGATACTGATGGGATGATGGGCCAATTATTCAGCATTCATACAGATtcttatgctgtgtgtgtgtgagagagagagagtgagtttagctagctaacatgaacTGGCTCTTAACTCCCCTTGTCTTTCAGTGTGGCTAATTTGATTAGCACTGCACAGTGGGGGTGTGGAAGAAATAGGGCCAAACAAAAGAACCCTGAGTTAACAGAACAGCttgtgataacacacacacacatagacacacacacactgatttaatGGACTTGCCTCTCTTATCACAGACACATATTATAAGCCTCACTGAGAACTGGCCTCTCACATCCGCCAACAACCAAAGGCcccagagagagtgagacacttagagagagagagagagatattttcTCTAGTTTTCTGTAGTGTTTCCACATCTTCTCATCCATGCAAGATGATAAATTCAAAAATTTTATCTAACAGTCTACAACCAGCATCATGAAAAGTGGTCCCAGTAGTCATCCAGATATTCACATCATGAATCCCATCATCCTCTGCCCAAGATGCCCTTGTGGCTCTGTCCACTTGTCCACCCACAGCTATTCTCTTTCTGATTGCCTTTTTCTCGGGCTGTATTCACCTTTGGCTTCTGTGCTCTTGCAGCTGGTCGTACGGAGTGTTGCTATGGGAGATCTTCACTCTGGGAGGATCGCCGTACCCTGGCATCCCTGTCGAGGAGCTCTTTAAGCTGCTCAAGGAGGGCCATCGAATGGACAAACCTGCCAACTGCACTCATGAACTGTATGTCTCTGAACTCACTCACTTTTAATCCGCCGTGCTTTCATTTGGCAGCAAACGTTTAGTGCTGTTCATTaattttagtttgtgtgtgcaggtatATAATTCGATATACATGTAATGTGGTAAGGTAGTGATTTTCTTTTTGATAGAAGAATCCTTTTATtcaaaaatttttaaataatcatcaAGATTTTAAGTAAAGAATACGTGCTGTTATTGGAAGGGATAGTGTGATGTGGCCCAGTTCAAAACGTTTTATTCCTCACCGCGccaacaattacaatttttCATGACTCACAGAAAGACACATTGTCCATTTTATCCAGTTCTAgttctatttattatatttactctttcttgaagttaataagacaaaaaatggTTTGTCTTCTTGCCAGAAAACCACAAAGCAGAAAGCCTGCTGTCATGAAGACTCTTCCATGGTGG comes from the Hemibagrus wyckioides isolate EC202008001 linkage group LG03, SWU_Hwy_1.0, whole genome shotgun sequence genome and includes:
- the fgfr3 gene encoding fibroblast growth factor receptor 3 isoform X3; translation: MCESGVRGEDPGPQRPLAGMMALCLLLYLSSIVPSAHSAHLPSAQPTDWRSSETETEMEPGVFLEDYVLAVGESLDLPCNAPNFLMSVMWQKDGDVVLPGNRTRLSHKVLHINNVSYDDSGVYTCRYEQGNTLLGNYTVRVTDSLSSGDDEDYDAEPDDAGNENEAPYWTRPERMDKKLLAVPAANTVKFRCVAAGNPTPSIHWLKNGKEFKGEQRMGGIKLRDQQWSLVMEGAVPSDRGNYTCVVHNKYGTITHTYQLDVLERSPHRPILQAGLPANQTVVVGSDVEFHCKVYSDAQPHIQWLKHIEVNGSRYGPKGTPYVTVLKTAGINTTDKELEVLFLTNVSFEDAGEYTCLAGNSIGYAHHSAWLTVIPAIGDVKDDDYADFLIYGTGCVLFILTVIIIILCRMRMNTQKTLPTPPVQKLSKFPLKRQQVSLDSNSSMNSNTPLVRIARLSSSDGPMLPNVSELELPSDPKWEFPRSRLTLGKALGEGCFGQVVMAEAIGVDKEKPNKPITVAVKMLKDDGTDKDLSDLVSEMEMMKMIGKHKNIINLLGACTQDGPLYVLVEYASKGNLREYLRARRPPGMDYSFDTCKIPDETLTFKDLVSCAYQVARGMEYLASQKCIHRDLAARNVLVTEDNVMKIADFGLARDVHNIDYYKKTTNGRLPVKWMAPEALFDRVYTHQSDVWSYGVLLWEIFTLGGSPYPGIPVEELFKLLKEGHRMDKPANCTHELYMIMRECWHAVPSQRPTFRQLVEDHDRVLSMTSTDEYLDLSVPFEQYSPTCPDSNSTCSSGDDSVFAHDPLPDEPCLPKHHHSNGIIRT
- the fgfr3 gene encoding fibroblast growth factor receptor 3 isoform X2, with the protein product MCESGVRGEDPGPQRPLAGMMALCLLLYLSSIVPSAHSAHLPSAQPTDWRSSETETEMEPGVFLEDYVLAVGESLDLPCNAPNFLMSVMWQKDGDVVLPGNRTRLSHKVLHINNVSYDDSGVYTCRYEQGNTLLGNYTVRVTDSLSSGDDEDYDAEPDDAGNENEAPYWTRPERMDKKLLAVPAANTVKFRCVAAGNPTPSIHWLKNGKEFKGEQRMGGIKLRDQQWSLVMEGAVPSDRGNYTCVVHNKYGTITHTYQLDVLERSPHRPILQAGLPANQTVVVGSDVEFHCKVYSDAQPHIQWLKHIEVNGSRYGPKGTPYVTVLKNLTSKDKEYVNRLTLFNVTEEDAGQYWCTGSNFLGKSEIPFWLTVRQPAIGDVKDDDYADFLIYGTGCVLFILTVIIIILCRMRMNTQKTLPTPPVQKLSKFPLKRQVTVSLDSNSSMNSNTPLVRIARLSSSDGPMLPNVSELELPSDPKWEFPRSRLTLGKALGEGCFGQVVMAEAIGVDKEKPNKPITVAVKMLKDDGTDKDLSDLVSEMEMMKMIGKHKNIINLLGACTQDGPLYVLVEYASKGNLREYLRARRPPGMDYSFDTCKIPDETLTFKDLVSCAYQVARGMEYLASQKCIHRDLAARNVLVTEDNVMKIADFGLARDVHNIDYYKKTTNGRLPVKWMAPEALFDRVYTHQSDVWSYGVLLWEIFTLGGSPYPGIPVEELFKLLKEGHRMDKPANCTHELYMIMRECWHAVPSQRPTFRQLVEDHDRVLSMTSTDEYLDLSVPFEQYSPTCPDSNSTCSSGDDSVFAHDPLPDEPCLPKHHHSNGIIRT